One Epinephelus lanceolatus isolate andai-2023 chromosome 10, ASM4190304v1, whole genome shotgun sequence genomic region harbors:
- the LOC117266478 gene encoding peroxynitrite isomerase THAP4-like, whose product MAKLVLGPCCSVVGCSLRPGTNLMSQIKVFRFPKDTQQREAWTAAVRRENWTPSVNSRVCSTHFITGRPSDDPLHPDYAPSKLLHKPQRVKGTERYCKSVKRAASAPTHSEAGPVTVMQIEPEGLRYKSTSVGTDLSMKDIEDLLSENAALKNYIKKLETKLKVCE is encoded by the exons ATGGCTAAGTTAGTGTTAGGACCGTGTTGCTCGGTGGTCGGATGCTCCCTCAGACCAGGGACAAACTTAATGTCTCAGATTAAAGTCTTCCGCTTTCCTAAAGACACTCAGCAGCGCGAGGCGTGGACCGCTGCGGTCAGGCGGGAGAACTGGACACCGTCGGTGAACTCCAGAGTCTGCAGCACTCACTTCATCACCG GGAGGCCGTCAGATGACCCTCTCCATCCTGACTACGCCCCATCAAAGCTGCTTCACAAACctcagagagtgaaaggaaCGGAGAGATACTGTAAGTCAGTGAAGCGAGCGGCTTCAGCACCAACACATTCTGAGGCGGGGCCTGTCACTGTGATGCAGATTGAACCTGAAGGCCTCAGATACAAGAGCACATCAGTGGGGACAGATCTGTCCATGAAGGACATTGAGGACCTGCTCAGTGAAAACGCTGCCCTgaaaaactacatcaaaaaaCTGGAGACTAAACTGAAAGTTTGCGAGTAG